In Bradyrhizobium sp. 195, the sequence AAGATGATCACCAAGCAGGAGCAGCCGGACAACGGCACGATCACGGTCGGCGAGACCGTGCATCTCGGCTATGTCGACCAGTCGCGCGATGCGCTCGACGGCAGCAAGAACGTGTGGGAAGAGATCTCCGGCGGCAACGAGTTGATCCTGCTCGGCAAGAAGGAAGTCAACTCGCGCGGCTATTGCTCGTCGTTCAACTTCAAGGGTGCCGACCAGCAGAAGAAGGTCGGCGCGCTCTCCGGCGGTGAACGCAACCGCGTGCATCTCGCCAAGATGCTGAAGTCCGGCGCCAACGTGTTGCTGCTCGACGAACCGACCAACGACCTCGACGTCGACACGCTGCGCGCGCTCGAAGAGGCGCTGGAGGATTTTGCCGGCTGCGCCGTCATCATCAGCCACGATCGCTGGTTCCTCGACCGTATCGCGACCCACATCCTGGCCTTCGAAGGCGACAGCCACGTCGAATGGTTCGAAGGCAACTTCCAGGATTACGAGAAGGACAAGATGCGCCGGCTCGGCCAGGACAGCATCATTCCGCACCGCGTGAAGTACAAGAAGCTGACACGGTGATGGCGGCATGATGCGGCGGGCGCTCATCGCTGCGGTGATCGCGGTCACCTGCGGCGCGTCGTCCGCCCGCGCCGCCGATGCCGCCTTCACGCAGTTCATCGCTTCGCTGTGGCCGGAGGCGCAGGCCGAAGGCGTCTCGCGCAAGACGTTCGACGAGCAGACGCGCGGGCTCGAGCCGGACTACAAGCTGCCCGACCTGATCCTGCCCGGGCGCCCCGCGCTAGGCGCGCCGTCGCAGGCCGAGTTCGTGCAGGTGCCCGCCGACTACGTCAAGGAAGCCTCGATCGCACGGCTTGCGGGCGAGGGGCAGCGGCTGCTGCAGAAATATCGTCCAGCGCTCAGCGAGATCGAGAAGAAGTCCGGCGTGCCCGCGACCGTCATGCTCGCGATCTGGGGCCGCGAGACCGATTACGGCCGCTACACGCTGCCCTATGATCTGGTTCGTGTGCTGGCGACGCAGGCCTATGTCGGCCGCCGCAAGGACCAGTACCGCACCGAGTTCATCCTCTCGCTGAAGATCCTCGGCGAGGGCGTGGTGACGCGCAAGGACATGCGTTCGTCCTGGGCGGGCGCCACCGGGCTCACGCAGTTCCTGCCGTCGGAATATTACAAGCACGGCGTCGACTTCGACGGCGACGGTCGCATCGACATCTGGCATTCCGTGCCCGATGCATTGGCCTCCGCGGCACAGCAGCTCGTCAACAAGGGCTGGCAGAGCGGCATGCGCTGGGCCTACGAGGTGCAGGCGCCGGCCAAGATCGATTGCACGACGGGTGTGCCGGAGGTGACGAAGCCGATCGGCCAGTGGCTGCGCGAAGGTTTTGTGCCGGTGCGCGGGCAAAAGCTCAGCGCGGCCGAGCAGGCGCAGCCGGCTTCGCTGCTCCAGCCGGAAGGCATCTACGGCCCGTCGTTCCTGACGACGAAGAACTACTTCGTCATCAAGGAATACAATTTCTCCGACCTCTATGTGCTGTTCGTCGGCCACCTCAGCGACCGCATGACGAGCCCGCTTCCGTTCGCAACACCCTGGGCGGCCTCCAAGCAATTGCGCACCAAGGATGTCGAGACCATGCAGCGCGGACTCACCCGCGTCGGGCTCTACAAGGACAAGATCGACGGCAAGGCCGGCATGCTGACGCGGGCGGCACTCGGCGCCTATCAGAAGTCGGCGGGGCTGAAGGTCGATTGCTGGCCGAGCGAAGAGGTGCTGCGCTCGATCCAGGCGGCGCGATAGCGCAGGGGGCAAAAGAAAAGCCCGGCCGATGGTTTCGGCCGGGCTTCGATCGCGGCGCTGGTGAGCGCCGTGCGATCAGATCAGTAGCAAACGCGAACCGGGCGCACGACCCAGCCGTAGCCGTCCCAATAACGCTGACGCTGCCAGTAGCAGGGCGCGGGCGGCGGGGGCTCGGCGACGTAAACCGGACCGCCGTAGGCGGGGCGGCTCGACGCGATGGCGCCGCCGACGATCGCGCCGCCGATCAGGCCGGCCGCGATGCCGGCGCCGACGCCGTCATGGGCCTTGGCGGACGGAGTGGCGGTCACCAGCGAACCGGCGACCGTCGCAACCGTGAGGGCGGCAACTAAAGTCTTCTTCATGCTCAGGGCTCTCCTGGGAGATGGGTTCCTCTTGTTAGAGGCGCCCGGGTTTCAAAGGTTCACGCACACGCTGATGGAATTGGCCGTGCAGCTAGGAAGCGCGCAATTGGTCAACCCACGGTAAACGCGCACGGAGCTGTGACGAGAAAAAGCGGTCTTTTTCGGGCTCCGAGATGAACGGCGCCTCCGTAGTAAAGCGGTCCAGACGAACCGCCCCGCGACGCCTTCAGCCGCAGACTCTGGCGCGGCGGACGCGCCAGCCATAGCCGTCCCAGAAGCGCTGCTTCTGCCAGACGCAGTTGCCACCGTAATAGCCATCGGAAACATAGCCCGGACCCGGCGCGTAGTAGCGGGGCGGATAATAGCCGGGTTCGTAATAGCCCGGGCCGGGTCCGTAATAATACGGAGAGGCCAGTGCACCGCCGACAATGGCGCCGCCGATGATTCCGGCCGCCACTCCCGCCGCGACGCCGCGCTGTGCATGGACCGGTGTTGCGGCCGCAAAGGCCAAGGAGGCGACGGCAGTAACCGCCAGGAGCAACTTCTTCATGGGCTTTGGCCTTTCGTAGGAACGCGCGGGAACTCTTTGGGAGCAAAGTTCCATACTTCGTTTGAATGATCAATGAACGGCCCCTTTGCCGGGCGCGACCAATGGATATCGGGCACAGATGTGCCTGGGAGGCGAGTTGGACCACGATGATAGGTGCATTGATCGCTGCTGGAGTTATCTTCGCGATCGGCTACGGCTGGATCGTGCACTTTCAGAACCGCAGCCAGCGCCGCTCGCGGGCCGCGGCCGGCGGCGACGGCGGTAATGGCGGCGGCGACAGCTACACGGGGACGAATGACGGCGTCTGGCTGGGGAGCTGGTTTTCCGGCGGCAGTTCGGGGAGCTCGAGCGACGGCGGCAGCCGTTCCAGCAGTGACAGTGGCGGTAGTGGCGGGGATTGCGGAGGTGGCGGCGACGGGGGTGGAGGGGGCGGCGGCGACTAGATCCGCTCTAATCTTGATCCAGCGCAACGCTGGGTTTTAGAGCCGTTCTAGGCTGCTGCTGGGGCCAGTTTGGAATAGCTTCAAATACCGCTTTTTCCTTTTGCATCCGGCCGGCCCGTTAAATATCGATGGTGACGCATCACCGAAGGGCCTGCCGCTTCCATGATCGTTTGTTCCTGTAACGTGCTGAGCGATGACGACATCCGCGCCGCCGTCGCCGAGTCCGACGACGCTGTGCGCCATGCCAAGCAGGTCTATGGGTGCCTCGGCTGTAGCGCCGAATGCGGCCGCTGCGCCCGGACGATCAAGACCATCATCGACGAAGCGCTTGGCCCCTGCGCCCAGTCCTGCTGCTCGGGCTGCCCGCATAGCCACACCGTGGCCGCCAATGACGAGACGGCCCAGCCCGCTCAATTCGCCCTCGCGGCCTGCTGAAGGCCTTTCGCCAGCTCGGCTGAGCTTTTCCCCGGCTGCGTCTCCGTAGCCGGTTGCCCTCATTCGCAAACTGACTTAGAAGCATTCTAAACTCGGTTAGGGCCGATTTGGACTGCAAGAGCTGGAGTGAACCATGCAGGGCGACGCAAAAGTTATCGACTATCTCAACAAGGCACTGCGTCACGAGCTGACTGCGATCAACCAGTACTGGCTGCACTACCGCTTCCTCGACAATTGGGGTCTCCTCGACATGGCCAAGGTCTGGCGCAAGGAGTCCATCGAGGAGATGGAGCACGCCGACAAGCTCACCGCGCGCATCTTGTTCTTCGACGGCTTCCCGAACATGCAGGTGCTCGACCCCTTGCGCATCGGCCAGAACGTCAAGGAGATCATCGAGTGCGACCTCGCTGCCGAGATGAGCGCGCGTGCGCTCTACCAGGAAGCGGCGACCTACTGCCACGGCGTCAAGGACTATGTCACGCGTGACCTGTTCGAGAAGCTGATGAGCGACGAGGAGCACCACATCGACTTCCTCGAAACCCAGCTCGATTTGATCGGCCGCATCGGCCTCGAGCTCTACACCCAGAAGCACGTCGGCGGCCTCGAAGGCGAGGGGCACTGAGCTAGCGCACCAACGTAGCTACTCACTCCGCTGTCGTCCCCGCGAACGCGGGACCCATAACCACAGGGGTGGTTGTGGGATGAGCTAGTAACTCCGAGTCTTCGTCAAACTCAATCCTGTGGTTATGGGTCCCGGATCTGCGCTTCGCTTGTCCGGGACGACACTGTGATTGCCGCGCCAGCTACAACTACGCCCCACCTACAACTGTGTCTTGTAGAGTTCTTCCACGGTCTCCTGGCTCGCCGGCTCCCCAAGGCCGGTCTGGTCGTGAATGACCGTCACGATGCTCGGCATCACCGAGCGCTGCACCTTCTCGGGCGACCACAGCTTCGAGCGCATCAGCGCCTTGCCGCAGTGGAAATAGACTTCGCTGACCGCGACGTTCAACACCGCGCGCGGCGGCTTGCCGAACTCCACCATGGAAGCGAGCAGATCCGGATCGGCCGACAGCGTACCGCGTCCGCCGACGCGTAGCGTCTCGTCGATCCCGGGCACGAAGAACAGCAGATGCACGAAACCCGAGCCTTCGACGACGTTGCGGAAACTGTCGATGCGGTTGTTGCCGGAGCGATCAGGCATCAATAGCTGGTTGGGACCTGCGACGTGGACGAAGCCGATGCTGCCGCCGCGTGGCGAGGCATCGACGCTGCCGTCCGCGCCCGATGTCGCGAGCACGCAGAACGGCGACATCTCGATGAACTTCTTCGCATGCGCATCGATCGCGGGACGCGCCTTCGCGATCACGCGGGGGCTCGGCTTGGCATAGATGGTGGCGAGGTCTTCGGCGCAAAGATCGGTCAACGGCGTGCCTCCGCATCAGCTTTGCGACAAGCTACCCGATCGCGCCGCCTCAGCCAACGAAATCCATCATGCTAGACCGCATCCGCCGGCACGAAGCAGCTGATGATGATGGCGCCGCGGTGGTGAACGTACCAGACCACCGCCTGGCCGACCGGATTGCCCTGACCGCGGATGATGGCGCGTTCGGGCACCTCCATCCATTGTCCCTCGATCGGCACCCAATAGGCGCCACTCCGCACGTCGTAGTCGGTGCGATGGCCGTCGGAGATGTCGCAGCAGGGCACGCCGTTCGGCGCGATCACGCTCTTGAACCAGGCGCGGATGTCGGGCGGGACGTGGTCGTATTGTCCGTTGTCGAACGCGAATGCGGCGCTCGTTAGCGCCGTCAGCGCGGCCAGCCAAACGCACAGTGCGAGCCTGTGCATGCGATCCTCCTCGTCGCGTCGTGCCAGTGGCGCGATTGTCCCGCGCGGCGATTCGTATTGTTGACGCGATTAAGCCCGAGCTGTCAGCGCATTGCATGCTCAAATAATATGCGGCGCCGGGGCGCCGCATATGATGCGTTGCGATATGATGGCGCGCCCGGCGATCTACATCGCGCGTTGCGGCGTGGTTTGCAGCAACTGCCTGATATGCTCGCCGTAGAATTTCGCATTGCCGGTGGTGCCATGACCGCGCGTCTCGGCGCTCGCCGGGATCAGGAACAGGTGGCCGTTCTTGACCCGCTTCATCGCAGCGTCGGTGATGCCGGTCTCGGGCGGGTTGCGCTCGTCATCGGCGGAATTGATCAGCAGCAGCGACGCTTCGATGGCCTCCAGCTTCTCGCCGGCATTGTAGTCGTGCGAGGACTCCCACTGATAGACGAAGTCGTTGGCATCCGCCGTGATCGGCGTGGCAAGTCGATCGTCGACCATCTTGTCCGCCTTCGCTGCCGTCGGCGCCTGCGCCTGATAGGCCAGTGTGCCGCCGATGCTCGCGATGCCGTAGGCGGTGAGGGCATATTTCATCATGCGCGGCTGGCTGGTGTAATTGCCGCCGTTGTAGTCGGGATCGTTGCGGATGGTGTCGAGCATGATCCGACGCATCATCCAGTTGCGCGAGGCCATCTCGGTCGGCTGCGAGGCCATCGGGATCAGCGCATCCATCGCCTTCGGATATTTCTCGCCCCACAGCCAGGTCTGCATGCCGCCCATCGAATTGCCGATGACGAGCCGCAGATGCTTGACGCCGAGGCCTTCCGTCACCAGGCGATACTGCGCCTCGACCATGTCGTCGTAATTGTATTTCGGAAAGCTCGTCTTCATGCCGTCCGACGGCTTCGATGACTTGCCGTGGCCGATATTGTCGGGAATGATGATGTAATACTTGGAGGCGTCGAGCGGTTGCCCCGGGCCGAACAGCTCGCCACCGAAGGAGGGCCCCAGCATACCGGTGCCCGAGCCGCCCGTTCCATGCAGCACCAGCACCGGCTGGCCGGTGGGTTCACCGACGGTGGTGTAATGCAGCTTCAGTTCCGGCATGGTCTCGCCGGTATGGAATTTGAAATCCCTGGCGATCCAATCGCCCTGTTTGGGGGCCGGATGATCGGCGGCCCATATCGGTGTCGAAAAGGACAGCAGGACAGCCGTCAATGCGGCGCAGGAAGCCTTCATGTTTCTCTCCCCCATTGCGGCTCATGGTCGGCGGCCGCGTTGCGGGGGAACTTAGCAGAAGTGCGGGGAAGGATGTAGGATTTCGGCTCCGCCGCTCGTCTTCAAGGAAACATCCGGAGAGACCCCTGCATGTGCCGCAACATCAAGACGCTGTTCAACTTCGAGCCGCCGGCGACGGAGGATGAGATCCACGCCAGCGCGCTCCAGTTCGTGCGAAAACTGTCCGGTTTCAACAAGCCGTCGCAGGCCAACGAGGCGGCGTTCGACCGTGCGGTGGCGGAGGTCTCGGAGGCCGCGCGAAACCTCCTGACTTCGCTGCATACCCATGCGCCGGCGCGCGACCGCGAGATCGAGGCGGAAAGGGCGAGAGAACGCTCACGGCTTCGGTTCGGCTAGCGATCGCAGAAAGCCATTCCGTGATCTGGCTCACGGAAGAAGGCCTCTTGGTGCGCGATGATGTTCGCCGGGGTTTTGACAGCCCGGAGCACGATCATGAGCCGCCCCCTTCTTCCGCTGAAAGCAGGTGCCATCATCTTCACGCTGCTGTGGACGGCGTGGATGATGTGGTGGAGCGGCTCGTTCTCGAGCGCGAACGTGATCATCCTTGCCTTGTGCGGCGCGGCGGTCGGCTATCTCTGGTACCGCGCCATGCGCTGGCAGTTCGAGCGCATGGGCATGCTGCCGCGCAAAGATGATTCATCGGCGGCTTCCTGAACCGAGGCTCGTGTCCCGGACGCGGCGCAGCGCGTTAGCGGTGCGACGCAGAGCCGCGACCTGGAAGCCATGCACGCGCGTCTCGGTATATGAGCCCCGGCTCAACCGCCGCAGCATTGCATGCCGCGCTGCGTCCGGGGCAGGAGAGTGTCACTGATCCTTGCCGTGCTTCTTCCTTTTCTTCTTTTTCTTGTGATCGTCGCCGTCGCCGTCATCGCTCTCGTCGTCGACGACGGGCTCATCGGGCTCGTGCACGGCGGCCTCCAGCGCATCGCGCTCGGCGGCCTCGCGTTCGCGTTGGCGGCGGCGCTCGTCCCAGGCGTCGAACAGTTGATCGAGCCACGGCAGCACTTGTTCGATCGACGGCAACTGACCGGGCGGCCCGGCCTCGCCGCGCGGGCCTTGCGGCCCTACCGGCCCCTGTGGTCCGGCGGGACCCTGCGCGCCAATTGCCCCGCGCGGGCCGGCCTCGCCCTGCTTGCCTTGCGGACCGGGCTTGCCCTGAGGTCCCGCTTTTCCGATCGGCCCCGGCTTGCCCAGTGGACCAGGCTTGCCGCGCGTGCCATCCGGCCCGCGTCGGCCCGGATGACCCTGCGGTCCCGGCCGTCCGGGCTCGCCCTGCCGCCCGCGCGGTCCCTGAGATCCCTGCCGTCGTCCTTGATCGTCTGCCACGCCACTGCTCCCCTGACCGGAAGCAAGTTACTTAGCGGCGTTTGACGACAGCAGCAATTCCGCCCGCGCTTCGCGCGGGATCGGTCAACATCAATCAGCCCGCAACCGCGCGCTAATCCTGATAGGCGGGCACGTCGATGCCGGAGGCGGCATAGATCCTGATCTTGTTGCGCAGCGTGCGTACCGACAGCCCGAGCACGCGCGAGGCGCGCGTGCGGTTGCCGTCGCAGCGCGCAAGCGTCTGGAGCACGAGCTCGCGCTCGACCTCGTCGACGGTCGCGCCGATCAGCAACGGAACGATCTGGTTAGGAGCAAGAAATTGTGCGCCCGGCTCGGACGCGGCGACATGAACAGTGGTCATCAACATACTCCCCGATCAACGCCCGCTTCCATCGTTGGAAGCGGATCGAGAACAAACGACCCCCTAGCCGTAGATGTACGGTGGTCGGGTTTGGTTAATGAAAGGTTAACCACGGCCGATCGCACGAGATGACCTCAGGAATGCCGCGAAGCCGCCGCGATTGGTGCGAGATGCAGGGTGATGTGGGACTATCTCGCGCGGCAAATACGGTGTCATCGTCCGCGCAAGCGGACGATCCAGTACGCCGCGGCCCCTCGTGGGACGTTTGGCGTCTCTGGAATACTGGATCACCCGCTTTCGCGGGTGATGACACCGTGTGTGGTGAAAGCGTTCTCCCTCACACCGTTCGATAGCCGCCGTCCACCATCACGATGGTTCCCGTGACATAGGCCGACAGGTCTGACGCCAGGAAGATCGCGGGTCCGACGATGTCCTCGGGCTTGCCGGTGCGCGCCAGCGGGGTGTGATCGACGAAGGCCTGCACCAGCGCCGGATTGGTGGCGCGCACATTGGCGTTGATGTTGGTCTCGATGAAGCCGGGGCCGATCGCGTTGACGCGCACGCCCTCCTTGCCGAGCTCGACCGCGAGCGCCTTGGTGAAGCCGAGCACGCCGTGTTTCGAGGTGGTGTAGGCCGCCGAGCTCGGCGTGCGCAGATGCACGAAGGACTGGATCGAGCCGATATTGACGATGCGGCCTTTGCTCGCGCGCAAGGGGGCGAGAAACGCCTGCGTCATGTTGAAGACGCCGTTGAGGTTGAGCGAGATGATGTCGTTCCAGTCCTTCGCCACCGTCTCGGTCTCCGCGGTGAAGGCGTTGCGGCGGGTGATGCCGGCATTGTTGACGAGGATCGAGACCTGTCCGACCTTGTCCGCGACTTGGCTAGCCAGCGCGAAGCAATCCTCCCGCCGGGTCACGTCGAGTGCGAAGCTCTCGGCCTTACCGCCCGATTTTCGGATCTCCTGGGCAGCGTCCGCGACGGTTTCGGAATTGACGTCGAGCAGCACCACTTGCGCGCCCTCGCGCGCATAGCCGGCGGCGATGGCGCGGCCGATGCCGGAACCGGCACCGGTGACGACGGCGATGTGGTTTGCAAGCAGTGCCATGACATATTCCTCCCGATTTGTTTTCGAAGTTTCACGAAACGCTAACTCGAAATTAAGGGGTCGGAAACGGCAGCCTTGGCATACTGATCTTCATTGCTAAACGTTGCGCGCATGATGGAACGGCTCGACCCTCGGCTCGATTCTTGGAAACTCGCCCTCGAACGCCTCCGCTCGGCGCAATCGCCCGATTGGGCCGAGGCGGGCCGGCTCGTGGCCGAGATCGCGCGGATGAGCACGGACACCATGCTGCGTCAGGCCGCCGAGCAGGCGCTTCCGGTGCTGCGCCAGGCCGCGGGCAATGACGATCACGGCGTGACGCTTGCGGCGCAGCGCCGTCTCGGTGTGGTGCTCGAGGTCGTCCATGATTTGACCGCGCCGCGCTTCGGCCGCCGCAATGCCGCGCCGAAGAAGCTGTCCAGCGAGGATCGCGCGCGCAAGATGCTCGGCTTGCCGCTCGCGGTGCAGCTCACCTGCGAGGACATCAACCAGGCCTATCGCCGCGCCGCCAAGGGCATGCATCCCGACCACGGCGGCAGCGCGCAAGCCTTCATCGACCTCGCCGCCGCCCGCGACGTCCTGATCCATCCCGGCGCGCACAAGGACGCGTGAGAGCGCGTCCGCTTCTGCTGATGCAAAAGGTCTCGTAGGGTGGGCAAAGGCGCACTTGCGCCGTGCCCACGTCCTTTCTCATGTCGCGCACAATGGTGGGCACGCTTCGCTTTGCCCACCCTACGACTACGGGAGCCGAGAGCAAAAACAAACCGGGCAAGAACGCATGCCCGCGTCCTTGCCCGGCTCTTCGTCCGCCGATCGAAATTTTACCAGGTGCAGCTGCCGTTCTTGAGCGCGGCGTCCTTCGCCGCGAGTGCGTCGATGAAGGTCGGCACGGTCGCGCTGGCGCGGTGATAGCCGGCCGGCCACGGCGTGGTCGGGATGCTCTCGTCCCAGATCTGGCAGAAGCCGGTGTCCTGCCAGCGGATCAGGTGATAGCTGGCCTGTGCAGGGCTCGCGGCGACGAACGCGGTGACGGCAAGACCGGCGGCAGCGCACAGCACGGAAATACGACGCATGATCAGCTCCTCAAATGAATGATGTGATGCGCCTCCCGGGAATGCGGGGAGGGCTGATGCCGGACGCTCTGGGAATGCGCGCCGGACAAGATGTGAGTAGTTCCGCACGCTGATCAGGTTCAACGAACGCGCGCGCCAGATGGCTGATTTCGGCCGAAAAACGCGAGGGTCCTGCAAAAACGAAAAGGCGGACCGCTCGCGCGATCCGCCTTGAAAACCGTTTTGTCGCGTCAAGCCTAGAGCGTGCAGCGGCGCTCGGCGCGCATCTTGATCTGGAGGTCGGAGGCGGCCTGGAACGTCGGCTGCGGCTTGCTGACGACCTTGTAGGTCGACACCCCAAACTGGAACGGCTTGTACTTCAGGTCCTCGTTCCAGACCTGGCAGATGCCGGTGTTGTCCCAGCGGATCACGTAATAGCCGACCGCAGCCGAGGCCGGCACGGCAAAGACGGAGGTGGCAATGCCGGCAACGGCACAGAGCGCGAGAACGCGACGCATGAAGTATCTCCTTGTGGGGACGTGGGATCCGAAAATTCGTGCGGGAAAAGCAGGGTCTTTGCAAGCCGGGGGGCGGCCGTTCACGGACATGTCAGTCGCGGCCGCGCATTTGGTTTGGCCGCGTGCCCGACAAGCCACACGCGCGGCTCACTTCGACAGCGAGGCCACCGCCTCGATCTCGATCAGCATCTTCGGATCGGGCAGGGCCTGCACCACGCAAGTGGTGCGCGCCGGGTAAGGCGGCGGGCCGAAGGCGCCGGCATAGAGCGCATTCATGGCGGCGACATCGGAGGGGCGGGTCAGGAGCACGTTGACCTTGACGAGGTCGCGGACACCAGCGCCTGCCTCGCCGAGCACGCGCTTGATGTTGACGACGACGTTGGCGAACTGCGCCTCGAAGCCATCGGGCAGCGCGCCATTGGCATCGAAGCCGGGAATGCCCGAGACGAACAGGAGATCGCCGACGCGCGTCGCAAAGGATAGCGGCGGCGCCTTGACGTGCGGTGGGGGCGCGAAATGCTGGATCGGCATGGGATCACCTCGAAAGACGGTCGCTGACGCTGGAAGCGTAGCGGCAGGCGAGGGCGGCTCAAAACGAAAAATGCGAAAACAACCCCATGCACAGTAGGAGCCGGACGGAAATCATTGGTCTTTTTCGAATTCGGAAAGAGCGAAACAAATCGCTTGCTCCGTCGGGCAAAGCAGGGGCAGAATGGCATGATGCGGTTGGCCCGAGTTGCGGCCCCAAACTCCGCCGTCATGCCCCGGCTCGACCGGGGCATCCAGTACGCTGCGGCTTCTCGGCTCAATCATCGCCGCCTTATGGAATACTGGATCGCCCGGTTAAACCGGGCGATGACAGTTGAGTGCTTGGCGAAGAGCGCGCCCACGCGCCCCCATCATGTTGCCGCCGCGATCGATCGGGTAGATTCGCCGCATCTGATTCGATTCCCCTCCCTGAAAAATAGCCCCCGGAGACGTCCATGAAGATCGCATCCACCTTCCGCGCCGCGCTGGTCGGCATTGCCGCCCTAGCCGGGCTCTCGACCTCGGCCTTGGCCGACGGCGGTTTCGTGACGCTGACGATCTACAAGGCGGGCTGGATCATCGGCGGGTCCGGCGGCTCGGGCGTGCTCAACTTCCGCGGCCGCGCCTATGGGCTCTCCACCGGCGGGCTCGACTACGGCCTCGTGTTCGGCGGCTCGAAAACCGTGCTGCGCGGCCGCGTCTCCAACATCAACCGTCCCTCCGACGTCGCCGGCGTCTACGGCGCCGCCGGTGCCGGCCTTGCGGTCGGCCGCGGCGCCCGCGCCATCGTGCTGACCAACCAGAAGGGCGCGGTGCTGGAGCTGACGGGAACGCAGGTCGGGTTGATGGCGAATGCCGATCTCAGCGGCCTTGCGATCACGATGCGGTAGGGCGAGGTGCCGTAGGGTGGGCAAAGGCGCGCAAGCGCCGTGCCCACCATCGGTGTCAGTACAATACGAAACAGGTGGTGGGCACGCTTTCGCTTTGCCC encodes:
- a CDS encoding lytic murein transglycosylase, which translates into the protein MMRRALIAAVIAVTCGASSARAADAAFTQFIASLWPEAQAEGVSRKTFDEQTRGLEPDYKLPDLILPGRPALGAPSQAEFVQVPADYVKEASIARLAGEGQRLLQKYRPALSEIEKKSGVPATVMLAIWGRETDYGRYTLPYDLVRVLATQAYVGRRKDQYRTEFILSLKILGEGVVTRKDMRSSWAGATGLTQFLPSEYYKHGVDFDGDGRIDIWHSVPDALASAAQQLVNKGWQSGMRWAYEVQAPAKIDCTTGVPEVTKPIGQWLREGFVPVRGQKLSAAEQAQPASLLQPEGIYGPSFLTTKNYFVIKEYNFSDLYVLFVGHLSDRMTSPLPFATPWAASKQLRTKDVETMQRGLTRVGLYKDKIDGKAGMLTRAALGAYQKSAGLKVDCWPSEEVLRSIQAAR
- a CDS encoding (2Fe-2S)-binding protein encodes the protein MIVCSCNVLSDDDIRAAVAESDDAVRHAKQVYGCLGCSAECGRCARTIKTIIDEALGPCAQSCCSGCPHSHTVAANDETAQPAQFALAAC
- the bfr gene encoding bacterioferritin codes for the protein MQGDAKVIDYLNKALRHELTAINQYWLHYRFLDNWGLLDMAKVWRKESIEEMEHADKLTARILFFDGFPNMQVLDPLRIGQNVKEIIECDLAAEMSARALYQEAATYCHGVKDYVTRDLFEKLMSDEEHHIDFLETQLDLIGRIGLELYTQKHVGGLEGEGH
- a CDS encoding MSMEG_1061 family FMN-dependent PPOX-type flavoprotein, giving the protein MTDLCAEDLATIYAKPSPRVIAKARPAIDAHAKKFIEMSPFCVLATSGADGSVDASPRGGSIGFVHVAGPNQLLMPDRSGNNRIDSFRNVVEGSGFVHLLFFVPGIDETLRVGGRGTLSADPDLLASMVEFGKPPRAVLNVAVSEVYFHCGKALMRSKLWSPEKVQRSVMPSIVTVIHDQTGLGEPASQETVEELYKTQL
- a CDS encoding alpha/beta fold hydrolase — its product is MKASCAALTAVLLSFSTPIWAADHPAPKQGDWIARDFKFHTGETMPELKLHYTTVGEPTGQPVLVLHGTGGSGTGMLGPSFGGELFGPGQPLDASKYYIIIPDNIGHGKSSKPSDGMKTSFPKYNYDDMVEAQYRLVTEGLGVKHLRLVIGNSMGGMQTWLWGEKYPKAMDALIPMASQPTEMASRNWMMRRIMLDTIRNDPDYNGGNYTSQPRMMKYALTAYGIASIGGTLAYQAQAPTAAKADKMVDDRLATPITADANDFVYQWESSHDYNAGEKLEAIEASLLLINSADDERNPPETGITDAAMKRVKNGHLFLIPASAETRGHGTTGNAKFYGEHIRQLLQTTPQRAM
- a CDS encoding DUF2277 domain-containing protein; protein product: MCRNIKTLFNFEPPATEDEIHASALQFVRKLSGFNKPSQANEAAFDRAVAEVSEAARNLLTSLHTHAPARDREIEAERARERSRLRFG
- a CDS encoding collagen-like protein; this encodes MADDQGRRQGSQGPRGRQGEPGRPGPQGHPGRRGPDGTRGKPGPLGKPGPIGKAGPQGKPGPQGKQGEAGPRGAIGAQGPAGPQGPVGPQGPRGEAGPPGQLPSIEQVLPWLDQLFDAWDERRRQREREAAERDALEAAVHEPDEPVVDDESDDGDGDDHKKKKKRKKHGKDQ
- a CDS encoding helix-turn-helix domain-containing protein; the encoded protein is MTTVHVAASEPGAQFLAPNQIVPLLIGATVDEVERELVLQTLARCDGNRTRASRVLGLSVRTLRNKIRIYAASGIDVPAYQD
- a CDS encoding SDR family NAD(P)-dependent oxidoreductase, yielding MALLANHIAVVTGAGSGIGRAIAAGYAREGAQVVLLDVNSETVADAAQEIRKSGGKAESFALDVTRREDCFALASQVADKVGQVSILVNNAGITRRNAFTAETETVAKDWNDIISLNLNGVFNMTQAFLAPLRASKGRIVNIGSIQSFVHLRTPSSAAYTTSKHGVLGFTKALAVELGKEGVRVNAIGPGFIETNINANVRATNPALVQAFVDHTPLARTGKPEDIVGPAIFLASDLSAYVTGTIVMVDGGYRTV
- a CDS encoding J domain-containing protein, with the translated sequence MMERLDPRLDSWKLALERLRSAQSPDWAEAGRLVAEIARMSTDTMLRQAAEQALPVLRQAAGNDDHGVTLAAQRRLGVVLEVVHDLTAPRFGRRNAAPKKLSSEDRARKMLGLPLAVQLTCEDINQAYRRAAKGMHPDHGGSAQAFIDLAAARDVLIHPGAHKDA
- a CDS encoding RidA family protein produces the protein MPIQHFAPPPHVKAPPLSFATRVGDLLFVSGIPGFDANGALPDGFEAQFANVVVNIKRVLGEAGAGVRDLVKVNVLLTRPSDVAAMNALYAGAFGPPPYPARTTCVVQALPDPKMLIEIEAVASLSK